A segment of the Chloroflexota bacterium genome:
AGACTTAAGTAGAGGATAAACTATCCGAAAAGAACCTAACTACCCTCTGGCATTTGCAGAAGATAACGCAAAAGGAACAGGAAAAGGTAGCGAATGAAATCGTGGATTAGAGATTTGTTCGGGGTCGAGAAGCCAATCATTGGGATGTGTCACTTGCGGGCGCTGCCTGGTGATCCGGGTTATGACCCACAGAAGGGCCTGGCCTGGGTTTGCGAGCGCGCCCGCGAAGACTTATTAGCCCTG
Coding sequences within it:
- a CDS encoding SgcQ protein, which codes for MKSWIRDLFGVEKPIIGMCHLRALPGDPGYDPQKGLAWVCERAREDLLAL